The region TCGAAGGGACCCGTCAATGCAGCACAGATCCTCGTCTGTCGCAGCGGCAATCCTGCTCGCGGCCGGCATGCTGGCCACGCTGCCGCAAGCGGCCTCGGCCAAGCCCACCAACGAGGCGGCCCCCGCCGTCTCCGCGGAGATCCTCAACGCGATGCAGCGCGACCTCGGCCTCACCGCCGGCCAGGCGCAGGCGCGGCTCGCCGCTGACGACCGGGCCGCCAAGGCCGAGGAGTCGCTGCGTGGCGCCCTCGGCAACCGCTTCGGCGGCGCCTGGCTCGCCGACGGCAGCCAGGTCGTCGTCGCGGTTACCGACGCCGCCGCCGCCGAGCGGGTACGCGCCGCCGGTGCGCAGCCGAAGGTCGTCGCCCGCAGCGAGGCGGCGTTGACGGCGATCAAGGACACCCTCGACGCGAAGGAGTCCGCCGCACCGAAGTCCGTGACCGGCTGGTACGTCGACGTCACCAGCAACACCGTGGTCGTCGAGGCCACCGCCAACGGTCTCGCGGCCGCCAGCAGCTTCGCCGCCGCCAGTGGCGCGCCGGCCGGCGCGGTCCGGGTGGCCGTCGCGGCCGAGGCCCCGAAGACGCTCTACGACATCCGGGGCGGGGACGCGTTCTACATCGGCGGCGGGCGCTGCTCGATCGGCTTCTCGGTGAACGGCGGCTTCGTTACCGCCGGACACTGCGGCCGCAGCGGTCAGGCCGTCCAGGGTTCGAACGGGGTCGCCGCGGGCAGCTTCGCCGGCTCGTCCTTCCCGGGCAACGACTACGCCTGGGTACGCACCAACGCCAACTGGGTCCCGCGCGGTGTGGTGAACCGCTACAGCGGCAGCACCACCGTGGCCGTACGCGGCTCGACCGAGTCCGCCGTCGGCGCCTCCATCTGCCGCTCCGGCTCGACCACCGGCTGGCGCTGCGGCACCGTCCAGGCGAAGAACCAGACGGTGAACTACTCGCAGGGTTCGGTCGGCGGTCTGACCCGTACCAACGCCTGCGCCGAACCGGGTGACTCGGGCGGCTCGTGGCTCAGCGGCAACCAGGCCCAGGGCGTCACCTCCGGCGGCTCGGGCAACTGCTCCAGCGGCGGCACGACCTACTTCCAGCCGGTCCGGGAGATCCTCTCCGCGTACGGCTTGAGCCTGGTCCTCGGCTAGTTCACGACGCACGACCACGAACGGGCCGGCGTACCCACGCCGGCCCGTTCGGCAACGTCATGTCGGTGCGGGTTACGTCACGGCCCGCCGGGTCGCTGGCTCCGCCGACTTGCTGCACACTGACGCGCGTGAGCCAGCGAAGCGACACCAGCAGTGATGGCGGCCTACGCTCCGCGGTCGTGGTGAACCCGACGAAGGTCGACGTCGACCAGTTGCGTGACACGGTCACCCGCGCCCTCGCCGACGCGGGCTGGCCGGAACCGAGCTGGTACGAGACCACCGTGAACGACCCCGGCCGAGGACAGACCCGGCAGGCGGTCGAGGCCGGGGCCGAGGTCGTCTTCGTCTGCGGCGGCGACGGGACCATCCTGTCCTGCGTGAACGCGCTGGTCGGCACCGACGTCGCGATGGCCGTGCTGCCGGTGGGCACCGGCAACCTGCTCGCCGCGAACCTCGGGCTCTCCGGCGACGTGGCCGGCGGCATCGAGATCGCGCTCGAACGGGGTCGCCGGCTGCTCGACGTCGGCGTCGTCGGGGACCAGGTCTTCACCGTGATGGCCGGAATGGGCTTCGACGCCCAGATGCTCGCCGCCACCTCCGAGACCACCAAGGCCCGGATCGGCTGGCCGGCGTACCTGGTCGGGGCCGTACGACACCTTCGCGACCGGCCGATGCGGGTGGTCATCCGGATCGACGACGACGCACCGCGCCGCCGCCGGGCCCGGACCGTGCTGGTCGCCAACGTCGGCCGGCTACAGGGCGGGGTACGCCTGCTCGCCGACGCCGAACCCGACGACGGTTACCTCGACGTCGCCATCCTCACCCCGCGCACCGTCCGGCACTGGGCCGTACTGATCTGGGCGGTGGTGGCCAAGCGCGAGCGGGTGCCCCGGATGGAGGTCTTCCGCTGCCGCCGGGTGCAGATCACCAGCAACCGCCGGCAGCCGAGGCAGCTCGACGGAGACCTGATCACGCCCGAGAAGGCGCTGCGGGCACACGTGCGGCCGAAGGCGCTGTGGCTGTGCGTACCGCGCCCGGCCGAGGCGCCGGACCTGTCGGT is a window of Micromonospora sp. NBC_01699 DNA encoding:
- a CDS encoding S1 family peptidase — encoded protein: MQHRSSSVAAAILLAAGMLATLPQAASAKPTNEAAPAVSAEILNAMQRDLGLTAGQAQARLAADDRAAKAEESLRGALGNRFGGAWLADGSQVVVAVTDAAAAERVRAAGAQPKVVARSEAALTAIKDTLDAKESAAPKSVTGWYVDVTSNTVVVEATANGLAAASSFAAASGAPAGAVRVAVAAEAPKTLYDIRGGDAFYIGGGRCSIGFSVNGGFVTAGHCGRSGQAVQGSNGVAAGSFAGSSFPGNDYAWVRTNANWVPRGVVNRYSGSTTVAVRGSTESAVGASICRSGSTTGWRCGTVQAKNQTVNYSQGSVGGLTRTNACAEPGDSGGSWLSGNQAQGVTSGGSGNCSSGGTTYFQPVREILSAYGLSLVLG
- a CDS encoding diacylglycerol/lipid kinase family protein gives rise to the protein MSQRSDTSSDGGLRSAVVVNPTKVDVDQLRDTVTRALADAGWPEPSWYETTVNDPGRGQTRQAVEAGAEVVFVCGGDGTILSCVNALVGTDVAMAVLPVGTGNLLAANLGLSGDVAGGIEIALERGRRLLDVGVVGDQVFTVMAGMGFDAQMLAATSETTKARIGWPAYLVGAVRHLRDRPMRVVIRIDDDAPRRRRARTVLVANVGRLQGGVRLLADAEPDDGYLDVAILTPRTVRHWAVLIWAVVAKRERVPRMEVFRCRRVQITSNRRQPRQLDGDLITPEKALRAHVRPKALWLCVPRPAEAPDLSVDAATVSRRGERRIERVRGE